The segment TTTTTCGGCGCTACTGAAACGGATGAGACATGGTGCCTTTAGTCAGAACCACGGAGGACGACGGCACGCTAAGAAAGTGGCCGTGCTCGTAATTGACGGAAGTCTTGAGGAGCCACTGCGCGCGCTGACGGAAGCACAGCGCGCGAAACTTCATGGAGTTGAGGTTATTGTAGTCCAGGTTGGAGAAGAAAAACCACAGGATGAGGTGTTGATGATGTGTGATGCCCCCGCTAAAGAAACTTTTTTCAAAGTATCAGATTACAGCGAGCTTCCTGCAATCAAACAGAAAATATGGGACAGTTTATGTGACGGTAAGACCATCTTCTCAAATCAAGGGTTTCTGATTAAACTTCTCTTTTCACAAACCTttaatagatttattttaaaacaattgggCTAAATAAACAACGTGACTATTCATGTGTTTAAAAAGCTTTATCAAAAAGGACATTAGAAATCATTGATGGAGCACTGTTTTGCCTGTATAATTTACCCGAAAACAAGCGGGCAGCACTCATAAACTAATGATTCCCCATTCATATATAAAGTTATACTATTTACACAAATATAGCTTTCTATTGAATATTCGTTAAATCTAATTTAATGTATGCGTATTCTTATTGGGGCGGCCTTTTGTGTTTCTAAACCAAAATGATTTCAATGAGCTGATGGTCGTGTTGGTAAATAACTAAATATGTTCTCATCATTAAAGAAAATCGGGAGATAGGTGGCGCTATCGTCAGTCCGAAAGCTTTTGAAGTGAGGAGTGTATCAGAAACCCTTGTTATGGAAAGATTCAATGAGAAATGCATAGGTGCATTTTCAAAGTGTGTTTCGAATATGtatcatgtttttaaagaagtaaacttaaattaattaaaattatatgtttCAGAACTTTGATTTCCAATCATGTCTTGTATATAAAGAACAAGACACGCAATTGAAGGAACGATAACCCGATACAGCGTTACCTTACAGTCTCTGTCCAAAAATGGGTTTGATGAAAAGATGTGTAAAGGCAGGCCGTCGAAAGCTGGATAAAACGAGAACTTTCTTTACCAAACTTTTGTAATGTTTGGAAACGAGTCTGTCGTTTTAATAATCTTAAAGCATAGTCgagaacaaaattttcaaagcgaGTTTTAGAAACCGGACATAAGTATACACTAGCAGGTCCGATGACCTCCATATCTCAAAGCACTTAATGGTTCAAAGTGTAGTCataataattgttcaaagaaTAAACTGCAGTGCTGTAACTACTTATAGTCTTTACATATAAGGGGGTATTATAACAGTGTCATAGCGGGTATAAGACATATATTGTTTGCATACATAAATTTACTGATATAtgacatgaattttacaatcaaaGTGAAGTGGTGCTGCATTGTATATTTGCAATGTTACTGTTGGTTTTCTGTGTTCATGTTCCAAATATTTTGTACCatatactattttttatatttgttcatattttctaaaatgttgtttattgcttttattaaacataatatgtttatcaataaaacataaTCTCTTAAACGTTGAGTTGAAATGGATTTCAATCTAGAAAGTTTGAATAAAAGATTTCGTAGAAGAAATTAATAAGAggcatataatgatatataaacgAGGTCTGTGTTTTTAAAGTGCTTAGAACAGTAGAGGGCTATCTGTAACATTCATGGTCACTGTTGGCGCACAGTGCCAATTGTTGCTGGGGTTGAGATAATTCGAATTTTTCTGAcatgtttttattcttaaagaAAATTTGCAATATGCAGGtttcatttatgaaataaaatatgtcaaaaagGGCAGTATCTACCTTGTAAGTATCGACCACATGACTTTACTGTCATTTTGCGTTCTGTGAACCTCCCTTGGAAAAAAAAGATACTTCCAAAACACATGAGGCGTGTCTTTAAGCTGAAATTTGGCAAGTATGATGTTAGGATTACGtaattcaaagaaaaagaaGCACATAAATTAATTAGATTTATGTCAGTTGtctataaatgatttttattaaaaaatttgctTTTCCCGAATTTTGCTTATTTTCACATTCTTGTAGCGATGGTCCGTGAAATCTAGAATTATAAAGTACGATGTGACtcactttgattttaattaatggCTTCAAAGAAGGAAAATTATGTACACAAAACATAATATTAAGTGTTATCTCTTTTTTCATCGACTGATGTCGGATCTTAGGTTTTGTTGGTGATATaattactgatataattatagATCATATCTAATATCAGGATTAATGAAACGGAGGTAggaaaaaactacaaaatggaTTTGATTCCCTAACCTATTACAATTTCGATTTGAGATTTGATCtgaatgaccccccccccccacccccaccccccaacaAACTCATTAGGAAGAACTTGATAAACTGTGTTGATTTGTATggttcattttatcaaattattgtacgtaacagttgttatttttacaaCACAGACATGTACAATATAGTTTTACTCCTTCATACTAGAGCATTTTCTACAAATAGGTATAACAATGGTGGTGTGCTCCATGTTGTTATAGGAACGAACGGAATACCATGAAATAATAATGAGGTTACCAGACTGTCGCCGTCAGGATCTGGGGCTTACCATGGAagataatcatgatgatattgAAGCAAGAAAACCTTGGCACGTCTATAAATAACACAGAACAGTATGCGAGGATGAATGGATTCAATGCCAACAATCCCAGATTACCGTCTATAATGTATGTAATATCATATTTGCCAAGATTCCatgttttttacattttattgcaCACACCTGCAGGAAACATCGAAATTTTATGAATCGTGACAGGATTAACTACTTGTTCTCCTCTTCTTAGAGCCAAAGATTGCATGTCCATCTGGTATCTATTAGCTTTATGTTGTGTTTTGTACAGAAGCTGATGTACATAGCATTTCAAAGATGTTCTCATTATTTGAAGgcattatataataataataataaaatgttgCTATTAGCGAGGTTATCAATTTCTAATTGTGTTAAatgattatgtaaataaaaaaaggtgaATAAGCTTAAGGATGCATCTTAACTGAAGAAGAAACTAGGTTTACCAACTTCTTTCAAATACCATGCACATCTAATCTGGTGGCGCagattttcctgatttttagatggggttattatctggaTTTTTCCGAGTCGACCATATCCTTATCAATGTTTTGTTACATTTTGAAACCCCAAAATATattaagtatttaaaataacaaagtaaacaagcattctgagagtattgcataagcaatacacgtcccctaccggtttgtattattctatgaaagcttccaagcactcaactatttcagagctattgtaaagTCAAGTGTAAACGAGAtatcatgctttaatcagagaaaaaagaacagaggaaattaaaactatatggttgatataaaaattaaatacaaaataggtgaagtaatactctttatttcatctcctgtaatttcgccaagtctattctgtattcgctggtaaaaatttgtgaaaacaatgcactgttatgcacaatatcatttcttaccgtcttctgtaccccgaatcaaaccaaacagttaaacagcccaacccgacaacgaacccgattgtaataatacaaaaaaaaaccactgccgattaaatttacaacacaatgtttaacactattttacagaatttatttttttgttagatatgataaaaggaatggtacaagtaacgcacgatattattactgactacatactggcctcgtttattcaatacactccgaacccgataacgaacccgaacattaaaaaattggaatataaaaaattaattttctcgaaaatatgtcaatcagacgctacaaaagtgtaaacttgatctgtagtttgacattttgaagctgttcagcaagtttcatattattcctcaaatgcataaagaaaaaaagtgtggaaaactgaagtgggacagacagacggactgacggacggacagacagacggacggacggaccgACGGACTgtcggacgcagaggaaagctacatgtatagtcccctccggtgaaaccggtaggggactaaaaacTAACGATATGGAAAGGGACAATCATCGTAACTATATGGTTTAAACATATCAACATCTCTCTTAGTTTTGAAGCTTTTAATATACatcacacatgtatatataaagcactaaaaatggctaacgtcAAGAACAAtagatattgtcaaattttcgggacaaccagtcccttcttcaggacaaaagaaataaattacatgggtaaaaacaaagaaaacaaaatctagcgCTACTACTAaaactacttaagaaactaCAAAAAAAGAACAACTACATTATAAACAGTTTTAGTTCATATtcttaaagaaggtgttgcCAATGCGTCCGATCGCTCTAAAGTCACACACAGGCGATCGGACGCATTGATATGgcaaatcatacaatacaaatggaaaagatCGAATATTCATACaatacatatggaaaatatCGAATATTTCAACGTTTGACATGGCATACATTGACACCAAATTATTTGATGCATGTGTTCAAAACAATCAAATAACGATccataataacatttttatttcattatttttcaagtACCAGAGTCTAATTTCAAAATACAACTCTAAAAAATTCAAGATAACTAAGTGGGTCATTCAAACGATAAAACGACTACGATTTTATTTGCATAAATAAGGTCTATATCATATGAGCTTACCCTTGGCCTTATATCACCATTTAGACCCATACTAGGGTCGGATTACGTACACTTGTACCCCCAAAAAGTTAGGTCTACTAGATAGAGAagcatatgttttgtttttaaggtAAAAGTCAGTGAATTATATCACACTCATGTAAAAGCATCAGATCATGTATATATCACATACCGTAAGGCATATCAACTAGTTCCTAAAGGTTAAGCCTTCTTTGTGAAAAGCGAGCAATATGGTAACGTGACCTTAAAGCACTGACTACCAGACGTACTGCGATAGGTAATCTCGACAATGGTGCAATATTCCATGTCAAATACACGTTATAGACAGGAACACTAAATTCTACAAGTATTTCTACGTACTCTGCTTGTTGCCTGTATGGTTTCTAGAAAacgtaaaagtaaaataaatactagataaattatttcaattttaaaggacTGGAATGACACCATGTTAGATTAccggtaatatttttttaataaggaCATTTTAAAAGTCGGCGAAAATCCATATCGTAAATATCTGTGGAAAATCATTATGACAAAAAACttcaatatatatcatttatattaaatataattacacaTCATTTTTATGTTCgtcatatttttacatatgattAAAACATCTGTTAACCCCCAATTTGGTTTCTattatgttttgtttgataCTCGTAATGCTTTCCTTTTGGTTGACTAAAAGTGAATAGCAtgcttattagtcccctaccggtttcaccggaggggactatagctttcctctgcgtccgtcagtccgtccgtccgtccgtccgtctgtctgtctgtcccacttcagttttccacatttttttctttatgcgtttgaggaataatatgaaatttgctgaacagcttcaaaatatcaaactacagatcaggtttacacttttgtagcgtctgattgatatatttttgagaaaaattattttttatattcctatttataatgttcgggttcgttatcgggttcggtgtgtattgaataaacgaggaaagtgtgtagtcagtaataatatcgtgcattacttgtagcattccttttattgtttctaacaaacaaataagttcggtaaaatagtgtcaagcattgtgtcgTAAATTTATTcgacaggtttttttttgtattatggGGCCGAGAAGACGGTaataaatgatattctgcataacagtgcattgttttcacaaatgtCTACCAGCAATTACTTaatggacttggcgaaattacaggagataaaataaagagtattattttaccaatttttatatatcaactatgtagtttgaatttcctctgttcttttatctctgattaaagcattacatctcgtttataatagttttaaaataaatgtatgctTCGAaactttcatagaataataataTTAACCGGTAGGgaacgtgtattgcttatgcaatactctcagaatgcttgtttgaTATGccatttttatgataattgtCACACATTATCAAATTGTGGAAATCTCCGATGTTTACCAGTTTATTGTATCGTTGTGTATCTACGAGTCACGTGACTCTTTCGGTAAATAAAGAACactatactgtggtttcatcaatattagtTGAACACCAagtttcgtggatttcgttgttaagttgatccatgcaatcaaatgttcattgaagtgcaatttctattaacattttgtattgataatgtcgttggccacgaatttatgtatcctttaaaatgtgattttcactttatccacaaaaattgatatccttgaatattaatgaaaccacagtaatgcACATCATCATAcaactttttttattaaatacctCATAGATGACCAGATATTGGCAAATAGCTGCTATGAAACATCGCAATGCACTCTACACCCACGTATCCTATCGctatgtttgtacatgtattaattatgactGGAATTCGATTTAAGagggtatgggacatctgtcgatattaaagtggataaaagtacatcataatcaaaaatacttttatcattttataattttcaaatttgacaaatatttcactaaatatttttcaaagtttttaaaagttttttgaaaaggtaaaaatcataaaagacccagcaggattcgaactcataaCATGCAGATTAGTTGTTAACGTTCTAATCCATTGCGCTacagacacgtagcatcgttttggAAAGGGGGTGATGGGGGTAAACTCATCCACAAAAATCTAAAAAagcaaagaagaaaaaaaagaactctTCCTAAAATCATGAAGGAAGGGGGCATCTCAATGTGCACcatttgaagcacgcggagggataaaccgaaagtaatcttttgaacgtcataactGAAAGTTGTCAGACATTTTTCTGGTGGCTGTGGATCGGAGATCGTTAGCAacatatctatctatctatctatctatctatctatctatctatctatctatctatctatctatctatctatcatagTAATCAACATGTCATAAAAACTAAGCATcgtaaaacaaaagaaaagaataGCAAAATAGAATTCCAAAGTTCCTCGCTGAAGggaatctgggttttttttaaccataaaaTGATTGAAGCATTAATCATAAAACTTGAAGCATAAACACCACATGCTGTAGATATTTGTTCAACAACATCGATCTGCCCGTATCGTTTTCAGAGATATCAATAGAAACAATTTATCTACAGAATAACGGATGTTCgcatatatttaaaagaaatattcttAGGGAACGATACCCGTTCATTTTTCACAAATCTATGATTAACGGTTTATTCTAATtgctcagagagagagagagagagagagagagagagagagagagagagagagagagagagagagagatctcaCAAGATATAGATATTGTACGTGAGCAAAAAATCAACGTTCTTTTTTgaagtttatttaaatcatgaacatttgaattcatagaaaaaattgaatagaaaaattattaaatgaaatgtatCGATCATTACTGCACTGCGTAATTCAAATCAATATAATATgatcaattcaaaatatttgaattcatCTCATTTAAACGTAACATTTTCGCATGCAAACACTTCAGCATTCAAACTTCACGTTCAATTGATAAACACATGAGATATCAAACACAGTTCCATCTTTGGACTGCAAAAGCACAGGGATTACCACGTTTGATTTCCGGTGGGAATTCTTTATTGTGGACCATGGCTGAACTGATTATTTAGATATAATGAAGTGAGATGATTCCTCTGTGTCCTGTTCACCATTTTTACATTCAGTTGAAGCATATGACACTGTGTTCTTGAAGCATATTACAGCACttcctgtttttttttactcattttGGAGAATAAACAGAACCATCGCTTTGGAATATCTCAATAGACCCGAGCAAGGCTTTCATTTTGGCAATTTTCATTGGTCCCCATCCAAGAGTGCATCTCGCATCTAATCAGAGttctaaaacgttcaaaaaagatataaaacttatttaaagcaaaaaaactCGCATGTTTccaaacatgataaaaaaaacagtcTTGAAAAGATTTGAATTCACCTCGTATTTGTGATTGGCACTGTGTGTCTCAATGTTTCACACACAGTTGCATGCATttatattgagagagagagagagagagagagagagagagagagagagagagagagagagagagtttatccTGCCTAATAGTTTAACTTACCATCACAAATATTGtaccatatttctctttttatgTCTGGTAGTTCATCATAATTTGAAATGTGATAAATGTTGTTTTCCGTGAAGCTTTGATGCTTGAAACCTTCGTCATTGACCATTTGTTCTACTTTTTCATTTTCCTGTAAGAGACCCTTTCCAATTTTGACTATATAAACTTCAATTCCCTGGATGCTGGCCCTTTCTGCTTCTAGGAATGCTTTGACCGGATCCTCCAACCCCTCGTCTATGAATAGAATAGCAATCTTTTTGGCACCTTTCCTGCCTCCTTTAGCTCTCGCAATCATGTTTTGTCGAAGTTTTTTCACTACTGCTGCCACATCCACACCTTTGAATTTTTCTAGGGCCCGGTTGAGTTTTTTGTTGCGTTTGTAGGTATTTAAATCAAACCCTGTAAACTCGTTGACGCATTTCGGCTCAGTGGACATGACGCCGACTCGCACCTTCCGGGGGCTGACATCGACGTCCTTCAACAGATCTTGTATAAAGGCCAGAGTTTTCCGAGTGTTGGTTTTCCCGGCATTCACACCATCCAACATAAACATAAAGTCTGCCTCTTGTCGTGACCCGCAGGCTGCAATATacgaaatatatattaaaattgtgGTCTTTTTAACAATACAGCTACCTACTAGTAATAAACTACCATTGTATTTATGTATAATTATCGAATACCTTTATCAGAGACAGCAGTCACGGCGTTCCTGTCAACTGAAAACGAAATTACAATGTATGAATCTTTTGTATTTTGACATTCTTATGTACTTGTAGATTGATGCATATTGATAAACAGATGTATCTTACATACTTTTGCACACATTATAGGCAATGTTTGCTAGATTTGCAGACAAAAATCTAGCAGATGGAAAGTGATATTGTAAACTTCCATCCATGGTTCCAGAAATTGCATTCAATTCTTCAGTGTTTATATCACCAATTCCAACGGCGATCAAAATAATTCCAGTCTCCCTAGCTTTAGTGGCTTGTCGCTTGGATTTTCGAATGTATGTTCCAGGACTGGCGGTAATGATAATTCCTATCTGAGTAGCATCTTTTCTTATTACACTTCTTCGGAACCCCTTTGTCCTTATGTATCGGATCGCCTCGTCTACTCTTCCTCTACCGTGTGTTCTCTTGACGTGTTTTAATCGAGTCTCTAGGCtgtgttttacttttgattCAGACAGACCAATAATGCTACTCACGGCATTACTATAGAAGATTGCACCGATCTGTGTAGTGTTTTTCATAAAGttcatatttttggataaatcaGCTACGAACTTCAACTgtaaatcaaattcaaagtTCCTCACATTGCTGGATGAGTCGATGGCTATCATAATGTCGTTTTTGTCTCCAGAACACGCTAGTTCAAAAGAGGGATAAACATGTGAATAATTACCAGTCAATCTTAATATAGTAAAACCGAACAggcaaaaaataacaaaaaactaTTAAATGCACTGAAGTTACCTTGTCTTACAAATTGTAGAAATGAAGTTGTTGTAGGTTTTGGACTCGTAGTAGTCGTTGGTGTTGTGGTAGTTGTAAGCCTTGTGGAAGTTGTCGGCGTTGTAGTTGGTGTCGGGGTTGTGGTAGTTGTCGGCGTTGTCGTAGTCGTAggcgttgttgttgttgtaggcgttgttgttgttgttgttgtaggcTTAGTGGTAGTTGTAggcgttgttgttgttgtaggcGTTGTGGTAGTTGTCGGCGTAGTTGTAGTTGTAGATATTGTCGTAGTTGTAGGTGTTGTCGTAGTTGTTGTAGGCGTTGTCGTAGTTGTAGGTGTTGTCGTAGTTGTTGTAGGCGTTGTCGTAGTTGTAGGCGTTGTCGTAGTTGTAggcgttgttgttgttgtaggcGTTGTCGTAGTTGTAGgtgttgttgtagttgtagatATTGTCGTAGTTGTAGGCGTTGTCGTAGTTGTAGGCGTTGTTGTAGTTGTAGGCGTTGTCGTAGTTGTAggcgttgttgttgttgtaggcGTTGTCGTAGTTGTAGGCGTTGTTGTTGTAGGCGTTGTGGTAGTGGTAggcgttgttgttgttgtaggtGTTGTCGTAGTTGTAGATGTTGTCGTAGTTGTAGGTGTTGTCGTAGTTGTAGGCGTTGTCGTAGTTGTAGGCGTAGTTGTAGGCGTTGTAGTTGTAGGCGTTGTCCTAGTTGTAGGTGTTGTCGTAGTTGTAggtgttgtcgttgttgtaggTGTTGTCGTTGTAGGTGTTGTCGTAGTTGTAGGCGTTGTAGAAGTTGTTGAAGGGGTTGttgtggttgttgttgttgttgtcgtgGTTTCTGGTATAACTGAAATATCAAAAACACATAGTTAATAGAATTTTCTATATGCaatccaaattatttttaaaattaatcgttaatcattttaatttgaaataggcatggttaattttttctgttatttataGTTACCATCATTTTTATGCGCAATCCCTTGCCTGCTTTGTTAAAGCAAACTAATGGTATTGAAAATTCTTTGTTATATATAAGAGGCTTTATATTACAAGTGACTTTCATGAACCTTTCAGATAAAAATATCACT is part of the Magallana gigas chromosome 3, xbMagGiga1.1, whole genome shotgun sequence genome and harbors:
- the LOC105323706 gene encoding uncharacterized protein, producing the protein MEPLVTVIFLLVVFPFTTCQDILLKENEYFCGNKPADIYILLDSSNSIWGPNFRTQINFVRNVTTMFDIGTNTTRVGVLTYNTDVVEEIGLEDFSNKGDLLTAISNIRQRGGYNTHTFEAIRFMRRRMLRNTADKRDNAAKIGIIVTDGQSSNVLLTVWEAAKTKRKGIRLFAIGIGGNTNSRELQGIASKPESDHVFEINNFDALESIRQILAVRTCEVIPETTTTTTTTTTTPSTTSTTPTTTTTPTTTTPTTTTTPTTTTTPTTRTTPTTTTPTTTPTTTTTPTTTTTPTTTTTSTTTTTPTTTTTPTTTTTPTTTTPTTTTTPTTTTTPTTTTTPTTTTTPTTTTTPTTTTISTTTTTPTTTTTPTTTTTPTTTTTPTTTTTPTTTTTTPTTTTTPTTTTTTPTTTTISTTTTTPTTTTTPTTTTTPTTTTKPTTTTTTTPTTTTTPTTTTTPTTTTTPTPTTTPTTSTRLTTTTTPTTTTSPKPTTTSFLQFVRQACSGDKNDIMIAIDSSSNVRNFEFDLQLKFVADLSKNMNFMKNTTQIGAIFYSNAVSSIIGLSESKVKHSLETRLKHVKRTHGRGRVDEAIRYIRTKGFRRSVIRKDATQIGIIITASPGTYIRKSKRQATKARETGIILIAVGIGDINTEELNAISGTMDGSLQYHFPSARFLSANLANIAYNVCKIDRNAVTAVSDKACGSRQEADFMFMLDGVNAGKTNTRKTLAFIQDLLKDVDVSPRKVRVGVMSTEPKCVNEFTGFDLNTYKRNKKLNRALEKFKGVDVAAVVKKLRQNMIARAKGGRKGAKKIAILFIDEGLEDPVKAFLEAERASIQGIEVYIVKIGKGLLQENEKVEQMVNDEGFKHQSFTENNIYHISNYDELPDIKREIWYNICDEL